One Brassica napus cultivar Da-Ae chromosome C4, Da-Ae, whole genome shotgun sequence genomic region harbors:
- the LOC106392760 gene encoding uncharacterized protein LOC106392760, with protein MDIETIPGATVGSKQRFFRLYMCFQTQKKAWKKTCRPVIGLDGAFLKWDIKGQLLVAVGRDGDNRIVPIAWARLALDLGLEDGKSFVIMSDKQKGLGKAVHNLLPEAEHRQCCHHIYENWRKGGKDLRLQRFFWFIARSYTPGMFNYNMDELKNYDPGAHASLIKTKPETWSRAFFKIGSYCNDNLNNLSESFNKTIREARKKPLLDMLEEIRRQCMTRNYNRSKMATDRKTRFTKKTHKELDRVEKKSNGCSLRWAIGPETKVEYKDQSYVVSLEKDTCACRSWQINGIPCIHDAKVILGAGRKLSEFVAPCYTTSKWRETYSYGIRPVNGMIEWPQTNTLGVIPPPNRNGNPGRPKNHDRKKGANETLSTTKLSRVNRVMTCSNCKEEGHYKNTCRNAYVQSPAKKPRGRPRKNQGLHFEESQAQFSQAHSSQAQASPWEVPQSSQAHSSQAQASPWEVPQSSQAQASQTGAWGRWFS; from the exons ATGGACATTGAGACCATACCAGGAGCCACAGTTGGAAGCAAGCAGAGGTTCTTCAGGCTCTACATGTGTTTCCAAACACAAAAGAAAGCATGGAAGAAGACTTGTAGGCCAGTTATTGGCTTAGATGGAGCTTTTTTGAAATGGGACATCAAGGGACAGTTGTTGGTTGCGGTTGGAAGAGATGGAGACAATAGGATTGTCCCTATTGCTTGGGCT CGTTTGGCCTTGGATTTGGGATTGGAAGATGGGAAAAGCTTTGTTATAATGTCTGACAAACAAAAG GGATTAGGGAAGGCAGTTCATAACCTCCTTCCAGAAGCTGAGCATAGGCAGTGTTGTCACCATATATATGAGAACTGGAGGAAAGGTGGAAAAGATCTAAGGTTACAAAGGTTCTTCTGGTTCATTGCAAGGAGCTACACTCCTGGTATGTTCAACTACAACATGGACGAGCTAAAGAACTATGATCCAGGCGCACATGCATCTCTGATAAAGACAAAGCCAGAGACTTGGTCTAGAGCTTTTTTCAAGATAGGCTCCTACTGCAATGATAATCTGAACAATTTGTCTGAGTCCTTCAACAAGACCATCAGGGAGGCTAGGAAGAAGCCTCTGCTAGACATGTTAGAGGAGATAAGGCGCCAATGTATGACTAGGAACTACAATAGGTCTAAGATGGCTACCGACAGGAAGACTAGGTTCACCAAGAAGACACATAAAGAGTTAGACAGGGTTGAGAAGAAGTCCAACGGGTGTAGTCTGCGTTGGGCAATTGGGCCAGAGACTAAGGTGGAGTATAAAGACCAGTCATATGTTGTGAGTTTGGAGAAGGACACTTGTGCATGTCGAAGCTGGCAAATCAATGGTATTCCATGCATCCATGATGCTAAGGTCATCCTTGGTGCGGGCAGAAAACTCTCTGAATTTGTTGCTCCTTGCTACACAACCTCTAAGTGGCGTGAAACGTATAGTTATGGGATCAGACCTGTAAATGGGATGATAGAGTGGCCTCAGACCAATACATTAGGTGTGATTCCACCACCTAATCGAAATGGCAATCCTGGTAGGCCTAAAAATCATGATAGAAAGAAGGGAGCTAATGAGACACTGTCTACTACCAAGCTGAGCCGTGTGAACAGAGTTATGACATGCTCTAACTGCAAAGAAGAAGGCCACTACAAGAATACATGTCGGAATGCTTATGTTCAGAGTCCAGCTAAGAAACCAAGAGGCAGACCAAGAAAAAATCAG GGACTACATTTTGAAGAGTCACAAGCTCAATTCTCACAAGCTCACTCCTCACAAGCTCAAGCATCACCATGGGAAGTTCCACAATCTTCACAAGCTCACTCCTCACAAGCTCAAGCATCACCATGGGAAGTTCCACAATCTTCACAAGCTCAAGCATCACAGACAGGAGCGTGGGGAAGATGGTTTTCTTAG
- the LOC106396089 gene encoding uncharacterized protein At1g43920, Chloroplastic-like, whose product MMSSGCEDSSVNTMGIRGSPEKCDCGRNTGIYTSKSKQNPGRTFFRCPTFRNDHLYKWVDEAVYEEVHDALPKVECFASDLMKIKMEIESFKTAEEELKEDVGKASNELTKLNVIMKVGFLMVFLSIVTCLVLIMFDKANGLSLNSY is encoded by the exons ATGATGAGTTCGGGTTGTGAGGATTCGTCTGTGAATACAATGGGTATTCGTGGTAGTCCGGAGAAATGCGACTGTGGTCGAAACACTGGGATATACACATCAAAATCGAAGCAAAATCCAGGAAGAACTTTCTTTAGATGCCCAACGTTTCGAAAT GATCACTTGTATAAATGGGTAGATGAAGCTGTCTACGAAGAGGTTCATGATGCATTGCCAAAAGTTGAGTGCTTTGCATCGGATCtcatgaaaattaaaatggaGATCGAAAGCTTCAAAACTGCGGAGGAAGAGTTGAAAGAAGATGTCGGGAAGGCAAGCAATGAACTTACGAAGCTGAATGTGATCATGAAAGTGGGTTTTCTGATGGTTTTCTTAAGCATTGTGACATGTCTTGTGTTGATAATGTTTGATAAAGCAAATGGGTTGTCTTTGAATAGCTACTAG
- the LOC106395231 gene encoding probable WRKY transcription factor 35: MDNFQGDLTDVVRGIGSGHVSSSTGPSEGPSPSSLSPPPISDVPSVASCQINPFGDPFVSMTDPLFNLTANKSNNSFEVFPEVSEDDHIKSKCSVFPRIQISQSNIIQDASKCSSQAMAVSSAVAAASPWGMINVVGTNSPRNCSMVDNNNNTSSSSQIQISSPRNLGIKKRKGQGKKVVCIPAPAAINSRSSGEVVPSDLWAWRKYGQKPIKGSPYPRGYYRCSSSKGCPARKQVERSRTDPNMLVITYTSEHNHPWPTQRNALAGSTRSSISSSSNPSSKSLTSIATAITSSSSRVSQNKDEPNKSHLASSSTPPSPYVAAAVKEEDVEEGENKMEFDNDVDDTYRPEFQHQPEGFFADLDELEEDSLTMLLSQGFSGGGGNLENKTTIPDVFSDFFDDDCSRSL; this comes from the exons ATGGACAACTTCCAAGGAGACCTAACAGACGTTGTACGAGGTATCGGGTCAGGACACGTTTCATCATCTACTGGGCCATCGGAAGGTCCATCTCCGAGCAGTTTGTCTCCGCCACCGATTTCAGATGTCCCCTCCGTCGCTAGTTGTCAGATAAATCCCTTCGGCGACCCGTTCGTAAGCATGACAGATCCTCTCTTCAACCTCACGGCTAACAAAAGCAACAACAGCTTCGAAGTCTTTCCAGAGGTTTCTGAGGATGATCATATCAAGAGTAAATGCAGTGTCTTCCCAAGAATCCAGATCTCACAGAGCAACATCATCCAGGATGCCTCCAAGTGTAGTTCCCAAGCTATGGCCGTCTCCTCCGCCGTCGCAGCAGCTTCGCCGTGGGGAATGATCAACGTTGTCGGCACTAACAGTCCAAGAAACTGTTCAATGGTCGATAATAATAACAACACGTCATCTTCTTCGCAGATTCAGATCTCTTCCCCTCGGAATCTTGGCATAAAGAAGAG GAAGGGGCAGGGAAAGAAAGTGGTGTGCATACCGGCTCCAGCCGCCATAAACAGCCGGTCCAGTGGGGAAGTAGTTCCGTCTGATCTGTGGGCTTGGCGTAAGTACGGTCAAAAACCAATCAAAGGTTCTCCTTATCCcag GGGTTACTACAGATGTAGCAGCTCGAAAGGTTGTCCAGCTAGGAAACAAGTGGAACGTAGCCGCACCGATCCAAACATGTTAGTCATTACTTATACATCTGAACATAACCATCCATGGCCCACTCAACGCAACGCTCTCGCCGGCTCCACTCGTTCTTCTATCTCCTCCTCTTCAAACCCTTCTTCCAAATCCTTGACTTCAATCGCAACGGCAATTACCTCGTCCTCATCCAGAGTCTCTCAAAACAAAGACGAACCCAATAAGTCCCACTTGGCCTCCTCCTCCACCCCTCCTTCTCCTTATGTGGCTGCGGCGGTCAAGGAGGAGGACGTTGAGGAGGGTGAGAACAAAATGGAGTTCGATAATGACGTTGACGATACCTATAGACCGGAGTTTCAACATCAGCCGGAGGGTTTCTTCGCCGATCTTGACGAGCTAGAGGAAGATTCTCTAACTATGTTACTCTCTCAAGGATTCTCAGGAGGTGGAGGCAACCTAGAGAACAAAACGACGATTCCCGACGTTTTTAGCGATTTCTTTGACGACGACTGCTCAAGGTCGTTATAA